In the genome of Tannockella kyphosi, one region contains:
- a CDS encoding glycosyl hydrolase family 18 protein: MKKRLLSLTMVLALVASSFSSSLGILNVAAEATTTTTTTTTTTSEYRNVMYYGDWSIWGGQGNFYPEDMPADMYTHLNYAFMDFTASGDLVFTDTDAATAASLGQDGVTWGAVNAGLLPALTSLRADNPNMKIGISVGGWSKSGDFSAMAADDTARANFVSQIVAFIEYTGMDFVDIDWEYPASVREPDLVDNANDEGTPDATEADKENYIILLEDLRAALDEAGEETGKYYELSVALPIDRTKLENGVDVEAMFEIIDFGNLMTYDARGAWDETSGHQTALYGNPEDPMYEYGYSIDQTVDYMIENGAPSEKLVIGAAFYTRGWETVADDGGIEENPGLFGTASATNLDADQTASKGASNEAALSNGDGGRNGGIWSYNSIDTLKSTYTGLVEYWDDVAKAPYLYNGEAFFTYDNVESITEKANYVIENNLGGMISWMASNDATTDSTVRDELTTAIYEGLYGTASLPENEIIVTPLDISVSVSTYSESWSGTGYEITITNNEVAEETNAVLQAVEAQKETIMLPKLYVDTGGLTLSSGGYGAGTVTNEDGISIVDLSSVYDNKLIAQGASITIQLAVSGADELSVDDLQSITLVQSTYTGGPEINPQVIYGSDVQTEENSVPVFSGTSNRTLDFGTEFDIFEGVSATDNEDGDLTSQIIAVGSVDSNTAGTYTIAYTVTDSEGATATASRTITIRDEVVEPEVEEPEVEENTAPELSGVADAIIVDFAGYLDLLAGVSASDKEDGDLTDSIVVTGTVNTAVAGDYVITYTVTDFEGLSASATCVVTVEKEEIVEPEEPEVEENTAPVIAGVKDETVDYGSDFDTLAGVSASDEEDGDLTDSIKVEGSVDTSKAGDYTLTYSVTDSQGETVSISKTVTVLEEEVTPEPEVDEDDEDEDSIYGVDNLDFGVGDGIVWETGVFAPFADMGAWVTDADYSNNGALDLGQVMEDTGIKYFNLGFINAVDGTVDENGVLNWGFGAYEVLSEEHTESNAQYQGIKESIETVRENGGDVTISIGGLNEANFFQNTDDLDVLVNTYVEIIDGFNLTRIDLDIEGGAQGYEMNELNAKAIAIVQEMTGVEVVLTLPVLPEGLTTSLGLPTLQVYLDNGVDIEAVNIMAMCYGASYGDYADGSIAAIDSTMQQIKDAYASIGQTLTDEEAYMKVGVTTSVGYEGSAHPIFTVEDSQTVVDYAELVGINFVSFWSINRDSQTQSNTGIYEAYEHTEVYLGFQDESIQPDIPEGGDDEEEDYSDAPIWTRELEALGLYVPGYIVQHNGIVYKQVFSGTSWYCEPGTDSSIWLQIAVLDGTEEPEVEEPEVEENTAPELSGVADAIIVDFAGFLDLLAGVSASDKEDGDLTASIVVTGTVNTAVAGDYVITYTVTDSEGLSASATCVVTVEKEEIVEPEVEENTAPELSGVADAIVVDFAGYLDLLAGVSASDKEDGDLTASIVVTGTVNTAVAGDYVITYTVTDSEGLSASATCVVTVEKEEIVEPEEPEVEEPELPEVEGEYDTWTREDEATGAYTSGTFVTYKGVVYEQVSSATAWWCEPGTNSSVWQEVGSDDSYEAPAPEEWTRDIEATGAYSSGTVVTYYGNTYEQVSSGVSWWCEPGTNNAVWQLVN, from the coding sequence ATGAAGAAAAGATTATTGTCATTAACTATGGTACTTGCTTTAGTAGCATCGTCGTTTTCGTCGTCACTAGGAATTTTAAATGTGGCTGCCGAAGCAACAACGACAACAACGACAACAACAACTACAACAAGCGAATATCGTAATGTTATGTATTACGGAGACTGGTCTATCTGGGGTGGACAAGGAAACTTCTATCCAGAAGATATGCCAGCTGACATGTACACACACTTAAACTATGCATTTATGGACTTTACAGCAAGTGGTGATTTAGTATTCACTGACACTGATGCTGCAACAGCTGCAAGTTTAGGACAAGATGGAGTAACTTGGGGAGCAGTAAATGCCGGGTTATTACCAGCGTTAACTAGCTTACGTGCAGATAATCCAAATATGAAAATTGGTATATCAGTAGGTGGTTGGTCAAAATCAGGAGACTTTTCAGCAATGGCTGCAGATGATACAGCTCGTGCTAACTTCGTTAGCCAAATTGTTGCTTTCATAGAATATACAGGTATGGACTTTGTGGATATCGATTGGGAATATCCAGCATCAGTAAGAGAGCCAGATCTTGTAGATAACGCAAATGATGAAGGTACTCCAGACGCAACTGAAGCGGATAAAGAAAACTATATTATTTTACTTGAAGATTTAAGAGCAGCTTTAGATGAAGCAGGGGAAGAAACAGGTAAATATTATGAACTTTCAGTAGCGTTGCCAATTGACAGAACTAAATTAGAAAATGGTGTTGATGTTGAGGCAATGTTTGAAATTATTGATTTTGGGAATTTAATGACTTACGATGCAAGAGGTGCTTGGGATGAAACTTCAGGTCATCAAACTGCATTATATGGTAATCCAGAAGATCCAATGTATGAATACGGATATAGTATCGACCAAACAGTTGATTACATGATCGAAAATGGTGCTCCATCAGAGAAATTAGTTATTGGTGCTGCTTTCTATACGCGTGGTTGGGAAACAGTAGCAGATGATGGTGGAATCGAAGAAAATCCAGGTTTATTCGGTACAGCTTCTGCAACTAATTTAGATGCTGATCAAACTGCATCAAAAGGTGCTTCAAATGAAGCTGCTTTAAGTAATGGAGATGGTGGTAGAAATGGTGGGATTTGGTCTTACAATAGTATTGATACATTAAAATCCACTTATACAGGACTTGTCGAATATTGGGATGATGTAGCAAAAGCTCCATATTTATACAATGGAGAAGCATTCTTTACATATGACAATGTTGAATCTATTACAGAAAAAGCAAATTATGTAATTGAAAATAACTTAGGTGGTATGATTTCATGGATGGCATCAAATGATGCAACTACTGATTCAACAGTAAGAGATGAATTAACTACTGCAATTTATGAAGGTTTATATGGAACTGCATCTTTACCAGAAAATGAAATTATTGTTACACCATTAGATATTAGTGTTTCAGTATCAACATATTCTGAATCATGGTCAGGAACTGGTTATGAAATAACTATTACTAACAATGAAGTAGCAGAAGAAACAAATGCAGTATTACAAGCTGTAGAAGCACAAAAAGAAACAATCATGCTTCCAAAATTATATGTTGATACAGGTGGATTAACACTTTCATCAGGTGGTTATGGAGCAGGAACAGTAACAAATGAAGATGGAATTTCTATTGTAGATTTATCATCTGTTTATGACAACAAATTAATTGCACAAGGTGCAAGCATTACAATTCAATTAGCAGTATCAGGTGCTGATGAATTATCAGTAGATGATTTACAATCAATTACGTTAGTACAAAGCACATACACTGGTGGACCAGAAATTAATCCACAAGTAATTTATGGTAGTGATGTACAAACTGAAGAAAATAGTGTACCAGTATTTAGTGGAACTTCTAATAGAACATTAGATTTCGGTACTGAATTTGATATCTTTGAAGGTGTAAGTGCAACTGATAATGAAGATGGAGATTTAACTTCTCAAATCATCGCAGTTGGAAGTGTAGATTCAAACACTGCTGGAACTTATACAATTGCTTATACAGTAACTGATAGCGAAGGTGCTACAGCTACAGCTTCTAGAACTATTACAATCAGAGATGAAGTAGTAGAACCAGAAGTAGAAGAACCAGAAGTAGAAGAAAATACTGCACCAGAATTATCAGGTGTAGCAGATGCAATCATTGTTGATTTTGCTGGATACTTAGATTTATTAGCTGGAGTAAGTGCTAGTGATAAAGAAGATGGTGATTTAACAGATAGTATCGTAGTAACAGGAACAGTAAATACAGCAGTAGCTGGTGATTATGTAATCACTTATACTGTAACTGACTTTGAAGGTTTATCTGCTAGTGCAACATGTGTTGTAACAGTAGAAAAAGAAGAAATTGTTGAACCAGAAGAACCAGAAGTAGAAGAAAATACTGCTCCAGTAATTGCAGGAGTAAAAGATGAAACAGTTGATTATGGTAGTGATTTTGATACATTAGCAGGAGTAAGTGCTAGTGATGAAGAAGACGGTGATTTAACTGATAGTATTAAAGTTGAAGGATCTGTAGATACAAGCAAAGCAGGAGACTATACATTAACTTATAGTGTTACAGATAGCCAAGGAGAAACAGTTTCTATTTCTAAAACTGTTACAGTTCTTGAAGAAGAAGTAACTCCTGAACCAGAAGTAGATGAAGATGATGAAGATGAAGATTCTATTTATGGTGTTGATAACTTAGACTTCGGTGTAGGTGATGGTATCGTATGGGAAACTGGAGTTTTCGCTCCATTTGCTGATATGGGTGCTTGGGTAACTGATGCTGACTATTCAAATAACGGGGCTTTAGATTTAGGTCAAGTTATGGAAGATACAGGAATCAAATACTTTAACTTAGGATTTATTAATGCAGTAGACGGTACAGTTGATGAAAATGGTGTATTAAATTGGGGATTCGGAGCTTACGAAGTATTAAGTGAAGAACACACAGAATCAAATGCACAATATCAAGGAATTAAAGAATCTATTGAAACAGTTCGTGAAAATGGTGGAGATGTTACTATTTCTATCGGTGGACTAAATGAAGCAAACTTCTTCCAAAATACAGATGATTTAGATGTATTAGTAAATACATATGTAGAAATCATTGATGGATTTAATTTAACACGTATCGATTTAGATATCGAAGGTGGAGCACAAGGTTATGAAATGAACGAATTAAATGCAAAAGCTATTGCAATCGTTCAAGAAATGACAGGTGTAGAAGTAGTGTTAACTTTACCAGTATTACCTGAAGGGTTAACAACAAGCTTAGGATTACCAACATTACAAGTTTACTTAGATAATGGTGTTGATATTGAAGCAGTAAATATTATGGCTATGTGTTATGGTGCATCTTATGGTGACTATGCAGATGGATCTATCGCTGCTATTGATTCAACAATGCAACAAATTAAAGATGCTTATGCATCAATCGGACAAACATTAACAGATGAAGAAGCTTACATGAAAGTTGGAGTTACAACTTCAGTTGGATATGAAGGTTCAGCTCATCCAATCTTTACTGTAGAAGATTCACAAACAGTAGTTGATTATGCAGAATTAGTAGGAATTAATTTCGTATCATTCTGGTCTATCAACCGTGATTCTCAAACTCAAAGCAACACAGGAATTTATGAAGCTTATGAACATACAGAAGTATACTTAGGATTCCAAGATGAATCAATTCAACCAGATATCCCAGAAGGTGGAGATGACGAAGAAGAAGATTACAGTGATGCTCCAATCTGGACTAGAGAATTAGAAGCATTAGGATTATATGTTCCAGGATATATCGTTCAACATAACGGAATTGTATATAAACAAGTATTTAGTGGAACATCATGGTATTGTGAACCAGGAACAGATTCTTCAATTTGGTTACAAATTGCAGTTCTTGATGGAACAGAAGAACCAGAAGTAGAAGAACCAGAAGTAGAAGAAAATACTGCACCAGAATTATCAGGTGTAGCAGATGCAATCATTGTTGATTTTGCTGGATTCTTAGACTTATTAGCAGGAGTAAGTGCTAGTGATAAAGAAGATGGTGATTTAACAGCTAGTATCGTAGTAACAGGAACAGTAAATACAGCAGTAGCTGGTGATTATGTAATCACTTATACTGTAACTGACTCAGAAGGTTTATCTGCTAGTGCAACATGTGTTGTAACAGTAGAAAAAGAAGAAATCGTTGAACCAGAAGTAGAAGAAAATACTGCACCAGAATTATCAGGTGTGGCAGATGCAATCGTTGTTGATTTTGCTGGATACTTAGATTTATTAGCAGGAGTAAGTGCTAGTGATAAAGAAGATGGTGATTTAACAGCTAGTATCGTAGTAACAGGAACAGTAAATACAGCAGTAGCTGGTGATTATGTAATCACTTATACTGTAACTGACTCAGAAGGTTTATCTGCTAGTGCAACATGTGTTGTAACAGTAGAAAAAGAAGAAATCGTTGAACCAGAAGAACCAGAAGTAGAAGAACCTGAATTACCAGAAGTTGAAGGGGAATATGACACTTGGACTAGAGAAGATGAAGCAACTGGAGCATACACTTCAGGAACATTTGTAACATACAAAGGTGTGGTTTATGAACAAGTTTCATCAGCTACAGCTTGGTGGTGTGAACCAGGAACTAATTCTTCAGTATGGCAAGAAGTAGGAAGCGATGATTCTTACGAAGCTCCAGCTCCAGAAGAATGGACTAGAGATATTGAAGCAACAGGTGCTTATTCATCAGGAACAGTTGTTACATATTATGGAAATACATATGAACAAGTATCATCAGGTGTATCTTGGTGGTGTGAACCAGGAACGAATAATGCAGTTTGGCAATTAGTAAATTAA